The region CTGTTCGACCCGGCGGTGACCAGGATCCTGCGCTGGGCCAAGGGCGATCCGTTCAAGATCACCGTGGGCACCGCGCTGCTGACGCTGCTCGTCGCGCTCGACGGCGACGGTGCCTCGACGTTCCTCATCACGGTCTCCGCGCTGCTGCCGATCTACCAGCGGCTGGGCATGCGGCGCATCGTGCTGGCCGGGGTGATCTGCCTGGCGGCGGGCGTGATGAACATGGTGCCGTGGGGCGGTCCGACGGCCCGCGCGATGGCCGCGCTGAAGCTGGACAGCGGCCAGCTGTTCGTCCCGGTGCTGCCAGCGATGATGGCCGGCATCCTCTGGGTGCTGGTGGCCGCTTACCTGATCGGCCGCGCGGAGCGTAAGCGGCTCGGCGTCATCGAGGTGGCAGTCGAGGACCGCACCAAACTCACCGGCGGCGGCCGGATGCGGTTCTGGGTCAACGCGATCCTGACGCTGGTGCTCGTGGCGTGCCTGCTGGCCCAGCTCGCGGACCTCGAAGTGCTGTTCCTGTTGGCCTTCCTGGTGGCGCTGCTGGTCAACCGGCCGTCCTGGGCGAGCCAGCAGGAGTTGTTCACCAAGCACGCCTACAACGTCGTCCTGGTCGTGGCGGTGATCTTCGCCGCCGGGGTGTTCACCGGCATACTCACCGGGACCGGAATGATCAAGGCGATGGCCGAAAGCCTGGTGTCGGTCATCCCGGACTCGGCGGCCGGACTGCTGCCGGTGGCCACCGCTATCACGAGCATGCCGTTCAGCCTGGTGTTCACCCCGGACGCCTTCTACTACGGCGTGGTCCCGGTGCTCGCGGAGACCAGTTCGGCCCTCGGCGGCGACCCGGCCGCCATCGGGCGGGCCGCGATTCTCGGCCAGATGACCACCGGTTTCCCGCTCAGCCCGCTGACCGCCTCGACGTTCATCCTGCTCGGGATGAGCAAGGTGGACCTCGGCGATCACCAGCGGTTCATCTTCAAGTGGGCGTTCGGCACCACGCTCGTGATGACCGCCGTCGCCCTGGTCACGGGGGTGCTGTGATGCGCATCGGCAGCGGAGCGGGTTTCGCCGGGGACCGGCTCGAACCGGCGGTGGACCTCGCGGCCCGAGCAGGGCTGGACGACCTGGTGCTGGAATGTCTCGCCGAACGCACCATCGCGCTCGGCCAGCAGCGCAAGCTGCGTGACCCGGCCCTCGGCTACGACCCGCGGCTGCGAGCGCGGTTCCGGCGGCTGCTGCCGGTCGCCCGCCGCAACGGCGTCCGGGTCGTGACGAACATGGGCGCGGCGAACCCCGTCGGGGCGGGGGCGGTGACCCGCGATCTGCTGGCCGAACTCGGACTGGGCGGCAAGATCGCGGTGGTCACCGGCGACGACGTCCTGGACCGGCTCGACCTGGGTCTTCCCGCGCTGGAGGACGGAGTTCCGCTCGCCGACCACGGTGCGGTCGTATCGGCGAACGCCTACCTGGGGGCCGATGCGCTGCTGCCCGCGCTGGAGCGCGGTGCGGACGTGGTGCTGACCGGGCGGGTCGCGGACCCGTCGCTGTTCGTCGCGCCGCTGGCCCACCGGCTCGGCTGGTCGCTCGAAGACTGGCCGCGCGTCGCGGCCGGGACGCTCGTCGGGCACGTCCTGGAATGCGCCGGACAGGTCACCGGCGGGTACTTCGCCGACCCCGGTGTCAAGGATGTGCCGGGGCTCACCGAGCTGGGATTCCCGTTCGCGGAAGTGGCAGCCGACGGCACCGCGACCATCGGCAAGCTCGCGGACACCGGCGGCGTCGTGTCCATCGCGACGGTGCGCGAGCAGCTGCTCTACGAGGTCACCGATCCGACCGGTTACCGCACCCCCGACGTGGTGCTGGATTTCCGCGCCGTGCGAGCGGAGCAGGCCGGTGCCGATCGGGTTCGGATCAGCGGGGCCGCCGGCCGTGCGCGCCCGGCGGAGTTGAAGGTGAGCGTCGGCTACCGCGCCGGGTACCGGGCGGAGTGCGGTATCAGCTACGCCGGGCCGAATGCCGCTCGCCGGGCCCGCCTGGCCGCGGACGTCGTGACCGCCAGACTGCGTGGAACCGGCCTGCGCATCCGCGCCGATGTCCTTGGCGCGCTTGGGGATTCCGGCGAGCCGACCGACGAGTGCCGCCTGCGGGTGGCCGCGATGACACCGGATCCGGAGGCCGGTGACGTGGTGTGCCACGAGGTCGAAGCGCTCTACACCAACGGGCCGGCGGGCGGCGGCGGCGTCCGCACCGAGGTGCGTGAGGTGATCGGAATCGTGTCGGCGCTCATCCCCCGGGAGGACGTCGAAACCCAGGTGACCGTGTTGGAGGCCGACGGTGCTGCTGCATGACATCGCCCACTGCCGGGCCGGGGACAAGGGCGACACCTCGACGCTGTCGCTTTTCCCCTACCTCGACGAAGATTTTTCCCTGCTGGTCCGGCAAGTCTCGGCCAACCGGGTGCGCGAACACCTCGCCGACCACATCCGGGGCGAGGTGGTGCGCTACGAACTCCCGAACCTGTGCGGCCTGCAGTTCATCTGCCGCCAAGCCCTCGACGGCGGCGTGACCACGTCGCTGGCCCTCGATACCCACGGCAAGACCCTCAGCTCCCGCCTCCTGGCCTTGGTCCTCTGAGCAGCGCCCCGAGCGAGCCGGTCGGCGCAAGGCAGCGGTACCCGGGTCCGTCCCCTCCGCGCGGTTCGGGGAAGGCGCGCCGATGGGTGGCGTCTTGGGCCGATGTGGTGCGGGGTTCCCCCCGGAAAGCTCAGCCGACGGCTACCACCTGCGGTGATGGTCACCCGGGTGGCGTAGCTCGGGGACTCGATCGCGCGGTTCGTCCGGCTTAGACTCGGGAGTTAGTGAACTCGTTCACAAGCGGGTTCCCGGGGCGGTCCACCGCCGACGAGCGGGCCGCGCCGTGCACTGCACCGGATCAAGGAGTGTCATGACCAGCGCCACCAGCCGCCGCCGACCGGACGAGGACGCCGAGGTGATCGTCGTCGGAGCAGGACCGGCCGGATCGACGGCTGCGACGTACCTGGCCCGCGCGGGCCTGGACGTCCTGCTGCTCGAGAAGAGCGTTTTTCCGCGGGAGAAGGTCTGCGGCGACGGGATCACGCCGAGAGGCGTCAAGCAGCTCATCGACCTGGGCATCGACACCCGCGAGGAAGCGGGCTGGCTGCACAACCGGGGCCTGCGCGTCGTCGGTGGCGGCGTGCGCATCGAGTTGGACTGGCCGAGCCTGGCCGCCTTCCCGCCCTACGGCGTGGTCCGCCCGCGCAACGACTTCGACGACCTGCTCGCCCGCAACGCGCGGCGGGCCGGTGCGCGGTTGGTGCAGCAGACCACGGTGACCGGTGCGGTCACCGACGAGCGCACCGGCCGGATCACCGGGGTCGAGGCCAAGAGCGGGCCGGACCGCACGCGGGTCAGCTACCGCGCGCCGCTCGTGCTGGCCTGCGACGGGGTCTCGGCGCGGCTGGCGCTGTCGGTGGGCATCGAGAAGCGCGAAGACCGGCCGATGGGCGTGGCGGTCCGCCGGTACTACACCAGCCCCCGCACGAAGGACGACTTCCTGGAGTCGCACCTGGAGCTGTGGGACCGCTCGAACCCCGCCGAACCCACGTTGCTGCCCGGCTACGGCTGGATCTTCGGGATGGGCGACGGCACCGTCAACGTCGGGCTCGGCATCCTGTCGACCTCCAAGGCATACGGCAAGACCGACTACCGCCAGCTGCTGCGCTCCTGGCTGGACGGTACGCCGGAGGAGTGGGGTTTCCGGGAGGACAACGCCACCGGCCGGATCGGCGGCGCGGCGCTTCCGATGGGTTTCAACCGGATGCCGCACTACCGCGACGGCCTGCTGTTGGTCGGCGACGCGGGTGGAATGGTCAACCCGTTCAACGGCGAGGGCATCGCCTACGCCATGGAGTCCGCCGCGCTGGCCGCGGAGTGCGTGGTGCACGCGCTGGCCCGGCCCACTAGCTTGTCGCGCGAGCAGGCGCTGCTGCGGTACCCGACGGCCGTGCAGGAAGCGCTCGGCGGCTATTTCCGGATGGGCAACATCTTCAGCAAGTTGATTGGCAATCCCGCCGTCATGCGGATGGCCACCAAGCACGGTCTACCTAGGACCACTCTGATGCGTTTCGTGTTGAAGTTGTTGGCAAATCTCTACGACGTGAGGGGCGGCGATGCCATGGATCGTGTGATCAGCGCCACTACTCGACTTACCCCTAGCGCCTGACGGCAAATGTCTGGTCAGATGTCCCGAGCAATGTGCCAGAAGTCATAAAGTTAGGTTCGCCTCACTACGGAGTCGATACCTCCGACCGCATAGAGTGCGCACCGAACCCGTAGATGTGTTCTACGTCTCGGCGGGGGCCGCCGAAGGAGGGCAGCGGAGTGCTCGATCCCTACGTCCCGCTGGTGCTGCTGTTCGCACTGGCGCTCGCGTTCGCAGTGTTCTCCGTCGCGATCGCGCCACTGGTCGGTCCCCGCCGGTACAACAAGGCGAAGCTCGACGCCTACGAGTGCGGCATCGAGCCGTCACCGCAGCCGGTGATCGGCGGCGGCCGGATGCCGGTCGCCTACTACCTGACCGCGATGTTGTTCATCCTGTTCGACATCGAGATGGTCTTCCTCTATCCGTTCGCGGTCTCCGCAGACGCCCTCGGCATGTTCGGCGTGGTCGAGATCGTGCTCTTCATCGCCACCGTCGGTTTCGCCTACATCTACGTGTGGCGCCGCGGCGGCCTGGACTGGAACTAGGCGGAGGTGGGCCGATGCGCACAAACACGAGCAACCGAAGCCGCAGTGGACATACGTAAGTCGGGGATCCCGGACCGAGAAGGCATCTGAGGTTCCGCTACCTGAACCGCCAAGCAAACCAGCCACTGGAAAATCTTCAGCAAAGGAGCCGGAGATGGGGCTCGAGGAGCAGCTGCCCAACGGCATCCTGTTGGCCAACGTGGAAAAGCTCGTCAACTGGACCCGGAAGACGTCGATGTGGCCGGCGACCTTCGGGCTGGCCTGCTGCGCGATCGAGATGATGACGGTCGGCGGGTCCCGCTACGACATCGCGCGGTTCGGCATGGAACGGTTCTCCGCCACCCCGCGCCAGGCCGATCTGATGATCGTCGCCGGGCGGGTGACCAACAAGATGGCGCCGGTGCTACGGCAGATCTACGACCAGATGCCGGAACCGCGCTGGGTGCTGGCAATGGGCGTGTGCGCCTCCAGCGGCGGCATGTTCAACAACTACGCGGTCGTGCAGGGCGTGGACCACGTCGTGCCGGTGGACATGTACCTGCCGGGCTGCCCGCCGCGGCCCGAAATGCTGCTGGACGCGATCCTCAAGCTGCACGCCAAGATCATGGACGAGCCGATCAATGCCAAGCGGGCGCAGTTGAAGCTGGAGAGCGGCGAGCGCACCTCGATGATCCCGTCCTCCGAGCGGTACGCGCCGAAGAACTGGGCGCAGCGGCGCCGGGCCGACAAGCAGCAGGCCGCGCAGCGCCGGGAAATGGGCTCCGATCCGTCGCTGGGGGCCTTGGAGTCGACGCCGAAGCGCTCCCACGAGCTCGAAGCGGGCAGGTGAGTTCGGTTGGCAGACAGCAATTCCACGCAGCAGGGCGTCCCGTCCACGGGGGCGCCGGGCTCCAGCGCCGAGCGCCCCGGAGGGGGCCTCGAACCGGCACCGCCGGGCGGTGCCGAGTACCAGGCGCCGGTATCCGGCCGCGCCCGCCGGGGGATGTTCGGGGTTCGCGGCAGCGGTGACACCTCCGGCTACGGCGGTCTGCGGCTGCCCGCCTACGTTCCGCCCGCCGCGGAACGCCCGTATGGCGGTTGGTTCGACGAGGTCGCCGACAACCTCTTCGCCGCGCTCCAGGACCAGGGCCTGCCCGCGGACGCGGTGCAGCAGGTGACGGTCGATCGCGGCGAGATCACCTTCTACGTGCACCGCGACCACCTGCTGGCGGTCTGCCGGACGCTGCGGGACGACCCCGCGCTGCGCTTCGAGTTGTGCAGCTCGGTGTCCGGTGTGGACTACGGGCCGGAGGTGTCCCAGCGGCTGCACTCGGTCTACCACCTGACCTCGATGACCTACCGGCGCCGGATCCGGCTCGAAGTCGCGGTGGAAGTCGACGACCCGCACGTGCCGTCGGTCGTGCCGGTGTACCCGACCGCGGATTTCCAGGAGCGCGAGACCTGGGACATGTTCGGCATCGTCTACGACGGGCATCCGGCGCTGACCCGGATCCTGATGCCGGACGACTGGGACGGCCACCCGCAGCGCAAGGACTACCCGCTCGGCGGGATTCCGGTGGAGTACAAGGGCGCCGAGATCCCGCCGCCCGATCAGCGCAGGGCGTACTCGTGATGACCGCGAAGCAAGGGACCCCGGCGATTTCAGTGGAAATCAACGTGTTGATTTCCCTTGAAATCGCGATCCCGGAAACCGGCGGACGGCAGCACACCGCGGAGAGGTGCTGGAGATGACTACGGAATCATTGGCCGACACCGGACTCGGCGAAGCGCAGTCGCGGGAAACCACCGAGGGCCGGGTCTACACCGTCACCGGCGGCGACTGGGACGAGTTCATCGACGAGACCGCCGGCGAGGAGCGGGTCGTCATCAATCTCGGCCCGCAGCACCCGTCCACCCACGGCGTGCTGCGTCTGGTGCTGGAGCTCGAAGGTGAGACGGTCACCAAGGCCCGCTCCGTGATCGGCTACCTGCACACCGGCATCGAGAAGAACACCGAGTACCGCGCCTGGACGCAGGGCGTCACCTTCGTGACGCGGATGGACTACCTGGCGCCGCTGCACAACGAGGCCGCCTACTGCATGGCGGTGGAGAAACTACTGGGCATCGAGGTGCCCAAGCGGGCCGAGGTGTTCCGGGTGCTGCTGATGGAGCTCAACCGGATCTCCTCGCACCTGGTCTTCCTGGCCACCGGCGCGATGGAGCTGGGCGCCACCACCGGCATGACCTACGGCTTCCGCGAGCGCGAAGAAGTCCTGCACCTGCTGGAGTACCTGACGGGCCTGCGGATGAACCACGCGTTCATCCGGCCTGGCGGCGTCGCCCAGGACCTCCCGGCGGATTACCGGGAGAAGATCCTCAATTTCGTCAAGGTGATGGACAAGCGGCTGCCGGACTACGACAAGCTGTTCACCGGCCAGCCGATCTGGAAGCAGCGACTCAAGGACGTCGGCTACCTGCCGCTGGACGGCGCCCTGCAGCTCGGCGTCACCGGGCCCCTGCTGCGCGCCACCGGGCTGCCGTGGGACCTCCGCAAGATCCAGCCGTACTGCGGCTACGAGGACTACGAGTTCGAGGTGCCCACCAGCACCGACGCCGACTGCTACGCCCGGTATCTGCTGCGCCTGGAGGAGATGCACCAGTCGCTGAAGATCATCCGGCAGTGCGTGGACAGGTTCGAACCCGGCCCGCACATGGTGTCGGACGCCAAGATCGCGTGGCCGGCGAAGCTGAGCATCGGCCCGGACGGCATGGGCAACTCCCTGGAGCACGTCCGCAGGATCATGGGCCAGTCGATGGAGTCGCTGATCCACCACTTCAAGCTGGTGACCGAGGGCTTCGACGTGCCGCCGGGCCAGGTCTACGTGCCGATCGAGTCGCCGCGCGGCGAGCTCGGCTACCACGTGGTCTCCGACGGCGGTACCCGGCCGATGCGGGTGCACGTGCGGGATCCCAGTTTCGTGAACCTGCAGGCGATGCCCGCGATGTGCGAAGGCGGACTGGTGGCCGATGTGATCGCGTCGGTCGCCTCCATCGACCCGGTGATGGGCGGGGTGGATCGATGACCGAACAGTTCGAGTTCACCACGACGGAAGCGACCAAGCTGACCGCCGAGGCCGGAGACCTTTCCGGGGTGTTCGGCGAGGATGTGCGGGCCGACGCGACGCAGATCATCGGGCGGTACCCGGAGTCCCGGTCGGCGCTGCTGCCGATGCTGCACCTGGTGCAGTCCGTGCAGGGGTACGTCAGCGCCGAGGGGATCCAGTTCTGCGCCGAGCAGTTGGCGTTGTCCACCGCGGAGGTCAGCGCGGTCGCGACGTTCTACACCATGTACAAGCGCAAGCCCTGCGGCCAGCACCTGGTGAGCGTCTGCACCAACACGATGTGCGCGACGCTCGGCGGCGACGCGATCTACCGGAAGCTCGGCGAGCACCTGGGGGTCGGGCACGACGAGACCGCCGGGACGCCCGGCGAAGAGGGCTCGATCACCCTGGAGCACGCCGAGTGCCTGGCCGCGTGCGACTTCGCCCCGGTGTTGCAGGTCAACTACGAGTACTACGACAACCAGTCGCCCGAGCAAGCGCTGGAACTCGTGAAGGCGTTGCAGCGCGGGGAGAAACCGGCACCGACGCGCGGTCCCGCGCTCTCCGACTTCCGCGGCGCCGAACGCCAGCTGGCGGGCTTCTTCGACGACCTGGAGTCCACCGTGGCTGGACCGTCGGCCGCGGTCGAGACGGTGCGCGGCGCGCAGTTGGCCCACGAGCGCGGCTGGATCGCGCCGAGCATGCCCGACGACGTGGAACTGCCGCCGCTGCCGGAGAAGAAGTGAGGGTGGCCATGATCGAACCCAGCACCAGCCCGGTGACCCCGGTACTGACGAAGCGGTGGCTGTCCCCGAATTCCTGGACGCTGCGCACCTACGAGCAGCTGGAGGGCTACACCGCGCTGCGCAAGGCGTTGGCGGCGCATCCCGACCAGCTCATCGAACTGGTCAAGTCCGCCGGGCTGCGCGGTCGCGGCGGCGCCGGGTTCCCGGCCGGCGTGAAGTGGAGCTTCATGCCCAAGGATCCGGTCAAGCCGCATTACCTGGTCATCAACGCCGACGAGGGCGAGCCGGGGACCTGCAAGGACATCCCGCTGATGATGGCCGACCCGCATTCGCTGATCGAGGGCTGCATCATCGCCAGCTACGCGATGCGCGCCAACCACTGCATGATCTACGTGCGAGGCGAGGCGCTGCACCCGATCCGGCGGCTGAACAACGCGGTCCGCGAGGCCTACCAGGCCGGATACCTCGGCAAGAACATCCTCGACTCCGGTTTCGACCTGGACATCGTGGTGCACGCCGGCGCGGGTGCCTACATCTGCGGCGAGGAAACCGCGCTGCTCGACTCGCTGGAGGGCAAGCGCGGGCAGCCGCGGCTGAAGCCGCCGTTCCCGGCGGCCGCCGGGCTCTACGCCTGCCCGACCACGGTGAACAACGTCGAGACGATCGCGTCGGTGCCCTTCATCGTCAACGGCGGCGCGGACTGGTTCCGCAAAATGGGCACCGAGAAGTCGCCCGGCCCGAAGATCTACTCGATCTCCGGGCACGTCGAGCGGCCCGGCCAGTACGAGGCGCCGCTGGGCACCACGCTGCGCGGTCTCCTGGAGCTGGCGGGCGGCATGAAGGACGGCGTCCCGCTGAAGTTCTGGACGCCGGGCGGCTCGTCGACCCCGCTGTTCACCGCCGAGCACCTCGACGTGCCGCTGGACTTCGAAGGCGCCGCCGAGGCCGGGTCGATGCTGGGCACCACCGCGGTGATGGTGTTCAACGAGACGGTTTCGGTGCCGTGGGCCGTGATGAAGTGGACCCAGTTCTACGAGCACGAGTCCTGCGGCAAGTGCACGCCGTGCCGGGAGGGCACCTACTGGCTGGCGCAAGTGCTGGAACGAATGGTCGACGGGCGCGGCACCGAGGAGGACATCGACACCCTCCTGGACGTCTGCGACAACATCTTCGGCCGCTCGTTCTGCGCCCTCGGCGACGGCGCGGTCAGCCCGATCACCAGCGGCATCAAGTACTTCCGCGAGGAATTCCTCGCGCTGTGCGAGAAGAACAAGACCGGCGAGCCGACACTGGTAGGAGCGGCCCGATGACGGTGGCACCCAGCTCTCAAGACACCGCAGAAGCCCGTCCGCTGCCGCCCGGCCACGTCCGCCTGACCATCGACGGCATCGAGGTCGTGGCGCCCAAGGGTGAGCTTTTGATCCGCACCGCCGAGCGGATGGGCATCACCATTCCGCGGTTCTGCGACCACCCGCTGCTGGACCCGGCCGGGGCCTGCCGGCAGTGCCTGGTCGAGGTCGAGATGGGCGGGCGGCCGATGCCCAAGCCGCAGGCGTCCTGCACCATGACCGTCGCCGACGGCATGGTGGTCAAGACGCAGGTGACCTCGCCGGTGGCGGACAAGGCGCAGCAGGGCGTGATGGAGCTGCTGCTGATCAACCACCCGCTCGACTGCCCGATCTGCGATAAGGGCGGCGAGTGCCCGCTGCAGAACCAGGCGTTGAAGCACGGCCGCGCGGAGTCCCGCTTCCGCGACACGAAGCGGACCTTCCCCAAACCGGTGCCGATCTCCTCGCAGGTGCTGCTGGACCGCGAGCGCTGCGTGCTGTGTCAGCGCTGCACCCGATTTTCCAAGCAGGTGGCCGGGGATCCGTTCATCGAGCTGCTGGAGCGCGGGGTGTTGCAGCAGATCGGCATCGGCGAGCAGCAGCCGTTCCAGAGCTACTTCTCCGGCAACACCATTCAGATCTGCCCGGTCGGGGCGCTGACCAGCGCGGCCTACCGGTTCCGGTCCCGGCCGTTCGACCTGGTGTCGACGCCCGGCCAGTGCGAGCACTGCGCGTCGGGCTGCGAGATCCGCAACGACTGGCGGCGCGGCAAGGTGATGCGCCGGCTCGCCGGGGACGACCCGGAGGTGAACGAGGAGTGGATCTGCGACAAGGGCCGGTTCGCCTTCCGCTACGCCACCGCCAACGACCGGATCACCCGGCCGCTGGTCCGGCAGGACGGCGAACTCCGCCCCGCTTCGTGGACCGAGGCGCTGCAAGCCGCCGCGAAGGGGCTGGCCGACGCGCGTGACGCCAACGGCGTCGGAGTGCTGCCCGGCGGACGGCTGACCATCGAGGACGCCTACGCCTACTCGAAGTTCGCGCGGATCACGTTGCGCACCAACGACATCGACTACCGGGCCCGGCCGCACTCCGATGAGGAGCTGCGCTTCCTGGAGTCCACTGTGGTCGGTACGACACCGGACACCGGGGTGACCTACCGGGAACTGGAGTCCGCGCCCGCCGTGCTGTGCGTGGCGTTCGAGCCGGAAGAGGAATCGCCGATCGTCTTCCTGCGGCTGCGCAAGGCGGCCCGCAAGCGCGGAACCAAGGTTTTCCACGTCGGCCCGTGGTCCTCGCCGGGCGTGGAGAAGACGACGGTCATCGTGCACGACGGCGGCCCGGTCCGAACCGGATCGCTGGTGCCCTGCGTGCCGGGCGGCGAGGCCGCGGCGCTGCGCGCGCTGCCGTCCGATGTGGACGAAGAATTGCGGCAGCCGGGAGCGGTCCTCATCGTCGGCGAGCGAGCCGCGGAGGTACCCGGCCTGTACTCGGAGGTTCTGCGCACGGCCGAGCGGACCGGCGCCCGGGTCGCGTGGATCCCGCGCCGGGCCGGGGAACTCGGCGGGATCGAGGCCGGTGCCCTCCCGACGCTGCTGCCCGGGGGCCGCCCGGTGGCCGATGCGGCCGCACGCGCCGAGCTGGAACGGGCATGGGGCCTCGGCCCCGACACCCTGCCCGCCGCTTCCGGGCGGGACCTCACTGGAATCCTCACCGCAGCGGCCACCGGGGCGCTCTCCGGGCTGGTCGTCGGCGGGGTCGACCCGAACGACCTGCCCGACCCGGCGCTGGCCGACAAGGCGCTGCGCCGCGCGGACTTCGTGGTCAGCCTGGAGCTGCGGCCGAGCGCGGTCACCGAGCACGCCGACGTGGTGCTGCCCATCGCGCCGAGCGTCGAGAAGTCCGGCAGCTACCTGAACTGGGAAGGCCGCCGGCGCGAGTTCAGCACGACCATCGAAGGCACCGGCGCGCTGCCGGACTGCCGGGTGCTCGACACGCTCGCCGTCGAGATGGACGCGGACCTGTTCACGCAGACCCCGGCCGCCGTCGGCGCCGAACTCGCCCGCATCGGGCCGTACCTCGGTACCGGGCTGCCGGCACCGGACGAACCGCCGGCACCGGTACCGGGCCCCGGCCCGGGGCAGGCCGTGCTGGCCACCTGGCGGCAGCTGCTCGACAACGGGTCGCTGCAGGCCGACGAGCCGAACCTGGCGGGCACCGCGCGGCGCATCGTCGCGGTGCTCTCGCCGCGCACCGCGCAGCGGATCGGGCTCGGCCACGCGCAGCGCATCGAGATCCGCACCGCCAAGGGCGCGATCGTGCTCGCGGCGGAGCTCGCCGAAATGCCCGACGACGTGGTATGGCTGCCCGCCGACTCCGGGTCGTCGAAGGTGCACCGGACCCTGGGCGTCGGCCACGGCGCGGTCGTCGACATCGCCGCGGTCGCGCCGCTTTACCCCGCGTCCGGCAACGGCCAAGCGCCCGCCGCCGACGGCGGTGCGACCCACCTCGACGGGGGGAGAGCATGACCAGAACCGCGGAACTGCTCGCCGACGATCCGCTCTGGCTGATCCTGCTGAAGGTCCTGGCGATCTTCGTATTCCTGGTCGTCATGACGCTGCTCACGATCTGGGCCGAGCGCCGGGTGATCGGCCGGATGCAGCACCGGCCCGGCCCCAACCGGGCGGGCCCCTTCGGGCTGCTGCAATCGTTGGCGGACGGCCTGAAGCTGGCGTTCAAGGAGGACATCCGGCCGGTGCTGGCCGACAAGTGGGTGTACTTCCTGGCCCCGGTGATCTCGGCGACGCCCGCGCTGGTGTCGTTCTCGGTGATCCCGATCGGCCCCGAGGTCACCATCTTCGGCCAGCGGACCGCGTTGCAACTCGTCGACCTGCCGGTCGGCCTGCTGGTCGTGCTGGCCTGCGCCTCGATCGGCGTCTACGGC is a window of Saccharopolyspora phatthalungensis DNA encoding:
- a CDS encoding NADH-quinone oxidoreductase subunit D, yielding MTTESLADTGLGEAQSRETTEGRVYTVTGGDWDEFIDETAGEERVVINLGPQHPSTHGVLRLVLELEGETVTKARSVIGYLHTGIEKNTEYRAWTQGVTFVTRMDYLAPLHNEAAYCMAVEKLLGIEVPKRAEVFRVLLMELNRISSHLVFLATGAMELGATTGMTYGFREREEVLHLLEYLTGLRMNHAFIRPGGVAQDLPADYREKILNFVKVMDKRLPDYDKLFTGQPIWKQRLKDVGYLPLDGALQLGVTGPLLRATGLPWDLRKIQPYCGYEDYEFEVPTSTDADCYARYLLRLEEMHQSLKIIRQCVDRFEPGPHMVSDAKIAWPAKLSIGPDGMGNSLEHVRRIMGQSMESLIHHFKLVTEGFDVPPGQVYVPIESPRGELGYHVVSDGGTRPMRVHVRDPSFVNLQAMPAMCEGGLVADVIASVASIDPVMGGVDR
- a CDS encoding acyclic terpene utilization AtuA family protein, coding for MRIGSGAGFAGDRLEPAVDLAARAGLDDLVLECLAERTIALGQQRKLRDPALGYDPRLRARFRRLLPVARRNGVRVVTNMGAANPVGAGAVTRDLLAELGLGGKIAVVTGDDVLDRLDLGLPALEDGVPLADHGAVVSANAYLGADALLPALERGADVVLTGRVADPSLFVAPLAHRLGWSLEDWPRVAAGTLVGHVLECAGQVTGGYFADPGVKDVPGLTELGFPFAEVAADGTATIGKLADTGGVVSIATVREQLLYEVTDPTGYRTPDVVLDFRAVRAEQAGADRVRISGAAGRARPAELKVSVGYRAGYRAECGISYAGPNAARRARLAADVVTARLRGTGLRIRADVLGALGDSGEPTDECRLRVAAMTPDPEAGDVVCHEVEALYTNGPAGGGGVRTEVREVIGIVSALIPREDVETQVTVLEADGAAA
- a CDS encoding NuoB/complex I 20 kDa subunit family protein, coding for MGLEEQLPNGILLANVEKLVNWTRKTSMWPATFGLACCAIEMMTVGGSRYDIARFGMERFSATPRQADLMIVAGRVTNKMAPVLRQIYDQMPEPRWVLAMGVCASSGGMFNNYAVVQGVDHVVPVDMYLPGCPPRPEMLLDAILKLHAKIMDEPINAKRAQLKLESGERTSMIPSSERYAPKNWAQRRRADKQQAAQRREMGSDPSLGALESTPKRSHELEAGR
- a CDS encoding NADH-quinone oxidoreductase subunit A, whose amino-acid sequence is MCSTSRRGPPKEGSGVLDPYVPLVLLFALALAFAVFSVAIAPLVGPRRYNKAKLDAYECGIEPSPQPVIGGGRMPVAYYLTAMLFILFDIEMVFLYPFAVSADALGMFGVVEIVLFIATVGFAYIYVWRRGGLDWN
- a CDS encoding geranylgeranyl reductase family protein is translated as MTSATSRRRPDEDAEVIVVGAGPAGSTAATYLARAGLDVLLLEKSVFPREKVCGDGITPRGVKQLIDLGIDTREEAGWLHNRGLRVVGGGVRIELDWPSLAAFPPYGVVRPRNDFDDLLARNARRAGARLVQQTTVTGAVTDERTGRITGVEAKSGPDRTRVSYRAPLVLACDGVSARLALSVGIEKREDRPMGVAVRRYYTSPRTKDDFLESHLELWDRSNPAEPTLLPGYGWIFGMGDGTVNVGLGILSTSKAYGKTDYRQLLRSWLDGTPEEWGFREDNATGRIGGAALPMGFNRMPHYRDGLLLVGDAGGMVNPFNGEGIAYAMESAALAAECVVHALARPTSLSREQALLRYPTAVQEALGGYFRMGNIFSKLIGNPAVMRMATKHGLPRTTLMRFVLKLLANLYDVRGGDAMDRVISATTRLTPSA
- a CDS encoding AtuA-related protein codes for the protein MLLHDIAHCRAGDKGDTSTLSLFPYLDEDFSLLVRQVSANRVREHLADHIRGEVVRYELPNLCGLQFICRQALDGGVTTSLALDTHGKTLSSRLLALVL
- a CDS encoding NADH-quinone oxidoreductase subunit C, which gives rise to MADSNSTQQGVPSTGAPGSSAERPGGGLEPAPPGGAEYQAPVSGRARRGMFGVRGSGDTSGYGGLRLPAYVPPAAERPYGGWFDEVADNLFAALQDQGLPADAVQQVTVDRGEITFYVHRDHLLAVCRTLRDDPALRFELCSSVSGVDYGPEVSQRLHSVYHLTSMTYRRRIRLEVAVEVDDPHVPSVVPVYPTADFQERETWDMFGIVYDGHPALTRILMPDDWDGHPQRKDYPLGGIPVEYKGAEIPPPDQRRAYS
- a CDS encoding CitMHS family transporter, which codes for MLVASGFLTVGVFLALVLSRRVSVLFALTLVPIAAALASGFGGRLGPLIADGLVTVAPVAIMITFAVLYFSLMIDAGLFDPAVTRILRWAKGDPFKITVGTALLTLLVALDGDGASTFLITVSALLPIYQRLGMRRIVLAGVICLAAGVMNMVPWGGPTARAMAALKLDSGQLFVPVLPAMMAGILWVLVAAYLIGRAERKRLGVIEVAVEDRTKLTGGGRMRFWVNAILTLVLVACLLAQLADLEVLFLLAFLVALLVNRPSWASQQELFTKHAYNVVLVVAVIFAAGVFTGILTGTGMIKAMAESLVSVIPDSAAGLLPVATAITSMPFSLVFTPDAFYYGVVPVLAETSSALGGDPAAIGRAAILGQMTTGFPLSPLTASTFILLGMSKVDLGDHQRFIFKWAFGTTLVMTAVALVTGVL